A single window of Streptomyces griseoviridis DNA harbors:
- a CDS encoding CoA-acylating methylmalonate-semialdehyde dehydrogenase — protein sequence MIRSNDPRPVRELTHFVAGRHTPGTSGSFGDVHDPNTGEVQARVPLADRAETEAAITDAARAQREWGEWNPQRRARVLLRFLQLVEKEKDSLARLLSSEHGKTVADAHGDLQRGLDVVEFAAGIPHLLKGEFTDNAGTGIDVHSLRSPLGVVAGITPFNFPAMIPLWKAAPALACGNAFLLKPSERDPSVPLRLAELFLDAGLPPGVLNVVNGGKEAVDTLLEDPRVAALGFVGSTPVAAHVYATAAAHGKRAQCFGGAKNHLIVMPDADLDQAVDALIGAGYGSAGERCMAISVAVPVGEATADALVARLRDRIAALRIGRSDDPEADFGPLVGRDAVDRVRSYVDLGVEEGAELVVDGRDFTLPGHENGFFAGASLFDRVTPAMRIHQEEIFGPVLCVVRAADYEEALRLPSEHVYGNGVALFTRDGDTARDFTRRVDTGMVGVNVPIPVPVAYHTFGGWKRSGFGDLNQHGPDAVRFYTRTKTVTSRWPAAGVREGAGFTLPTMG from the coding sequence ATGATCCGTAGCAACGACCCGCGTCCGGTACGCGAGTTGACCCACTTCGTCGCAGGCCGGCACACCCCGGGCACCTCGGGATCCTTCGGCGACGTCCACGACCCCAACACCGGCGAGGTCCAGGCGCGGGTCCCGCTGGCGGACCGCGCCGAGACCGAGGCCGCGATCACCGACGCCGCCCGAGCCCAGCGCGAGTGGGGCGAGTGGAACCCGCAGCGCCGCGCCCGCGTCCTGCTGCGCTTCCTCCAACTGGTGGAGAAGGAGAAGGACTCACTCGCCCGGCTGCTCTCCAGCGAGCACGGCAAGACCGTCGCGGACGCCCACGGCGACCTCCAACGCGGCCTCGACGTCGTGGAGTTCGCGGCCGGCATCCCGCACCTGCTCAAGGGCGAGTTCACCGACAACGCGGGCACCGGCATCGACGTCCACTCGCTGCGCTCGCCGCTCGGCGTCGTCGCCGGCATCACCCCGTTCAACTTCCCCGCGATGATCCCCCTCTGGAAGGCCGCCCCCGCCCTGGCCTGCGGCAACGCCTTCCTCCTCAAGCCCTCCGAACGCGACCCCTCGGTGCCGCTGCGGCTCGCCGAACTCTTCCTCGACGCGGGCCTGCCACCGGGCGTCCTCAACGTCGTCAACGGCGGCAAGGAGGCCGTCGACACCCTGCTGGAGGACCCGCGCGTCGCCGCCCTCGGCTTCGTCGGCTCCACGCCCGTCGCCGCGCACGTCTACGCCACCGCCGCCGCCCACGGCAAACGCGCCCAGTGCTTCGGCGGCGCCAAGAACCACCTGATCGTCATGCCCGACGCCGACCTCGACCAGGCCGTCGACGCGCTGATCGGCGCGGGGTACGGCTCCGCGGGCGAGCGCTGCATGGCCATCTCCGTCGCCGTCCCCGTCGGCGAGGCCACCGCCGACGCCCTCGTCGCCCGTCTGCGCGACCGCATCGCCGCCCTGCGCATCGGCCGCAGCGACGACCCCGAGGCCGACTTCGGCCCGCTGGTCGGCCGGGACGCCGTCGACCGGGTCCGCTCCTACGTAGACCTCGGCGTCGAGGAGGGCGCCGAACTCGTCGTCGACGGAAGGGACTTCACCCTCCCAGGGCACGAGAACGGGTTCTTCGCCGGAGCCTCGCTCTTCGACCGGGTCACCCCGGCCATGCGCATCCACCAGGAGGAGATCTTCGGCCCCGTCCTCTGCGTCGTCCGCGCCGCCGACTACGAGGAGGCCCTGCGGCTGCCCAGCGAACACGTCTACGGCAACGGCGTCGCCCTCTTCACCCGGGACGGCGACACCGCCCGCGACTTCACCCGCCGCGTCGACACCGGCATGGTCGGCGTCAACGTGCCCATCCCGGTACCGGTCGCCTACCACACCTTCGGCGGCTGGAAGCGCTCCGGCTTCGGCGACCTCAACCAGCACGGCCCCGACGCCGTCCGCTTCTACACCCGCACCAAGACCGTCACCTCCCGCTGGCCCGCCGCCGGAGTGCGCGAGGGCGCCGGCTTCACCCTCCCCACGATGGGCTGA
- a CDS encoding acyl-CoA dehydrogenase family protein: MTGTLLTEDQQALVETTLDFTHDHITPHALAWDRDSHFPVDVLRKAAGLGLGGVHVREESGGSGLSRADGVLVYETLASGCPCLAAYLSIHNMVAWMVDHYGDPAQRAHLLPRLCAMDDLASYCLTEPGAGSDAAALTTRAVRDGDHWTLTGTKQFISGAGAAQLYLVMARTGGAGPEGISAFLVDKDDPGVSFGPDERKMGWHAQPTRQVVLDGVRVPADRLLGREGQGFGIAMNGLNGGRLGIAACSLGGARSALDRSLTHLADRQAFGTRLLDAQALRFRLADMATELAAARALVQQAAQALDRHDPQAPYLCAMAKRFATDTGYSVADRALQLHGGYGYLSEYGIEKIVRDLRVHQILEGTNEIMRVIVARGLTEAFG; this comes from the coding sequence ATGACCGGCACCCTCCTCACCGAGGACCAGCAGGCTCTCGTCGAGACCACCCTCGACTTCACCCACGACCACATCACCCCGCACGCCCTCGCCTGGGACCGCGACAGCCACTTCCCCGTCGACGTCCTGCGCAAGGCCGCGGGGCTCGGACTCGGCGGCGTCCACGTCCGCGAGGAGTCCGGCGGTTCCGGCCTCAGCCGCGCCGACGGCGTCCTCGTCTACGAGACCCTCGCCTCCGGCTGCCCCTGCCTCGCCGCCTACCTCTCCATCCACAACATGGTCGCCTGGATGGTCGACCACTACGGCGACCCGGCCCAGCGCGCGCACCTGCTGCCCCGCCTGTGCGCCATGGACGACCTCGCCAGCTACTGCCTCACCGAACCCGGCGCGGGCTCCGACGCCGCCGCCCTGACCACCCGCGCCGTCCGCGACGGCGACCACTGGACCCTCACCGGCACCAAGCAGTTCATCTCCGGCGCGGGCGCCGCCCAGCTCTACCTCGTCATGGCCCGCACCGGCGGTGCGGGACCCGAGGGCATCTCCGCGTTCCTCGTCGACAAGGACGACCCCGGCGTCTCCTTCGGCCCCGACGAACGCAAGATGGGCTGGCACGCCCAGCCCACCCGGCAGGTCGTCCTGGACGGCGTCCGGGTGCCCGCCGACCGGCTCCTCGGCCGCGAGGGCCAGGGCTTCGGGATCGCGATGAACGGCCTCAACGGCGGCCGCCTCGGCATCGCCGCCTGCTCGCTCGGCGGCGCCCGCAGCGCCCTCGACCGCAGCCTCACCCACCTCGCCGACCGGCAGGCGTTCGGCACCCGCCTCCTCGACGCGCAGGCCCTGCGCTTCCGCCTCGCCGACATGGCCACCGAACTCGCCGCCGCCCGCGCCCTCGTCCAGCAGGCCGCCCAGGCCCTCGACCGGCACGACCCGCAGGCACCGTACCTGTGCGCGATGGCGAAGCGGTTCGCCACCGACACCGGATACTCGGTCGCGGACCGCGCCCTCCAATTGCACGGCGGGTACGGGTACCTCAGCGAGTACGGCATCGAGAAGATCGTCCGTGACCTGCGTGTCCACCAGATCCTGGAAGGAACCAACGAGATCATGCGCGTCATCGTGGCCCGCGGCCTGACGGAGGCGTTCGGATGA
- a CDS encoding enoyl-CoA hydratase/isomerase family protein codes for MTDAEKTERSVLVSVTGRAGRLTLNRPRALNALDHTMVRRVDDALAAWEHDPSVRTIVLTGAGERGLCAGGDIRAVHDDARDGDGTASAAFWCDEYHLNARIARYPKPYVAVMDGIVMGGGVGVSAHGGVRIVTERSRIAMPETGIGFVPDVGGTYLLSRAPGELGTHLALTGAHFGAGDAVLCGLADHFVPSAALDILLDDLAALPVDEALARHVRPLPEGELAARREWIDACYRADTVEEIVRRLLAHGDPAAKETAETLLSKSPTALKVTLAAMRRARRLATLEEVLEQEYRVSCHALTAPDLVEGVRAQIIDKDRDPHWSPARLDDVHDADVARFFAPLGTRELGLARPGPAPEETR; via the coding sequence ATGACCGACGCCGAGAAGACCGAGCGATCCGTCCTGGTGAGCGTCACCGGCCGGGCCGGCCGGCTCACCCTCAACCGGCCCCGGGCCCTCAACGCCCTCGACCACACCATGGTCCGCCGCGTCGACGACGCCCTGGCGGCCTGGGAACACGACCCGTCCGTGCGGACGATCGTCCTCACCGGAGCTGGCGAACGCGGCCTGTGCGCCGGCGGCGACATCCGCGCCGTGCACGACGACGCCCGCGACGGCGACGGCACCGCGTCGGCCGCCTTCTGGTGCGACGAGTACCACCTCAACGCCCGCATCGCCCGCTACCCCAAGCCCTACGTGGCCGTCATGGACGGCATCGTCATGGGCGGCGGCGTCGGCGTCTCCGCGCACGGCGGGGTCAGGATCGTCACCGAACGCTCCCGGATCGCCATGCCGGAGACCGGCATCGGCTTCGTCCCCGACGTCGGCGGCACCTACCTCCTCTCCCGTGCCCCCGGCGAACTCGGCACCCATCTCGCCCTGACCGGCGCCCACTTCGGGGCGGGCGACGCCGTACTCTGCGGACTCGCCGACCACTTCGTGCCGTCCGCCGCGCTCGACATCCTCCTCGACGACCTCGCCGCCCTGCCCGTCGACGAAGCCCTCGCCCGGCACGTGCGGCCGCTGCCCGAGGGCGAGTTGGCCGCGAGGCGGGAGTGGATCGACGCCTGCTACCGGGCCGACACGGTCGAGGAGATCGTCCGACGGCTCCTCGCGCACGGCGATCCCGCGGCCAAGGAAACCGCCGAGACCCTGCTCTCCAAGTCGCCGACCGCCCTCAAGGTCACCCTGGCCGCGATGCGCCGCGCCCGCCGGCTCGCCACCCTCGAAGAGGTCCTGGAGCAGGAGTACCGCGTCTCCTGCCACGCCCTCACCGCGCCCGACCTCGTCGAGGGCGTCCGCGCCCAGATCATCGACAAGGACCGCGACCCGCACTGGTCCCCGGCCCGCCTCGACGATGTCCACGACGCCGACGTGGCCCGCTTCTTCGCCCCGCTCGGCACCCGCGAACTGGGCCTCGCCCGGCCAGGACCGGCCCCGGAGGAGACCCGGTGA
- the mmsB gene encoding 3-hydroxyisobutyrate dehydrogenase: MNRTVAFIGLGHMGAPMAANLVRAGHRVVGHDLVPAALESAVAAGVLPAPSAAEAVTGADLVLSMLPAGRHVLGLYDEILPAARPGTLFVDCSTIDVADARTAHGRATAAGMRSLDAPVSGGVVGAEAGTLTFMAGGGEAEFAEALPLLDAMGGKAVHCGDAGAGQVAKICNNMILGVSMIAVSEAFVLAESLGLSHQALYDVASTASGQCWALSVNCPVPGPVPASPANRDYRPGFAASLMAKDLGLAANALRAGGIHAELGLRAAELYERYAERAGSAEDFSGIVRTIRERSTERP; encoded by the coding sequence GTGAACCGCACCGTCGCGTTCATCGGACTCGGGCACATGGGCGCCCCGATGGCCGCCAACCTCGTGCGGGCCGGCCACCGGGTGGTCGGCCACGACCTGGTGCCGGCCGCCCTGGAGAGCGCCGTCGCGGCCGGCGTGCTCCCCGCCCCCTCGGCGGCCGAGGCCGTCACCGGGGCCGACCTCGTGCTGAGCATGCTCCCGGCGGGACGGCACGTCCTCGGCCTCTACGACGAGATCCTCCCCGCCGCCCGCCCCGGCACCCTCTTCGTCGACTGCTCCACCATCGACGTCGCCGACGCCCGCACCGCCCACGGACGCGCCACCGCCGCCGGCATGCGGAGCCTGGACGCGCCCGTCTCCGGCGGGGTCGTCGGCGCCGAGGCCGGCACGCTCACCTTCATGGCGGGCGGGGGAGAGGCCGAGTTCGCCGAGGCGCTGCCGCTGCTCGACGCGATGGGCGGGAAGGCCGTCCACTGCGGGGACGCCGGCGCCGGACAGGTCGCGAAGATCTGCAACAACATGATCCTCGGCGTCTCCATGATCGCCGTCAGCGAGGCCTTCGTCCTCGCCGAGAGCCTCGGCCTCTCCCACCAGGCCCTCTACGACGTCGCCTCCACCGCCTCCGGACAGTGCTGGGCGCTCAGCGTCAACTGCCCGGTGCCGGGCCCGGTTCCGGCCAGCCCCGCCAACCGCGACTACCGCCCGGGATTCGCCGCCTCCCTCATGGCGAAGGATCTGGGGCTCGCCGCCAACGCCCTGCGCGCGGGCGGCATCCACGCCGAACTCGGCCTGCGGGCAGCGGAGTTGTACGAGCGGTACGCCGAACGCGCGGGCTCCGCGGAGGACTTCTCCGGCATCGTGCGCACCATCAGGGAACGGAGCACGGAACGCCCATGA
- a CDS encoding enoyl-CoA hydratase, translating into MTTKPDDIDSQGTDANGTDANGTDAQGADAHGTKSGGALSDDAYETVVVERRGRTALLTLNRPAALNALNLQVMNEVVAATEALDRDPECGCIVITGSPKAFAAGADIKEMRPQGYLDMYLADWFAAWDRLGQLRTPTVAAVSGYALGGGCELAMLCDILLAADTAVFGQPEIRLGVIPGIGGSQRLTRAVGKAKAMELVLTGRTMDATEAERAGLVSRVVPADDLVPEALAVAETVAGMSLPVAMMAKEAVARAFETTLAEGVRFERRLFHAVFATADQKEGMSAFTEKRPAAFRHR; encoded by the coding sequence ATGACCACGAAGCCCGACGACATCGATTCGCAGGGAACGGACGCCAACGGCACGGACGCCAACGGCACGGACGCCCAGGGCGCGGACGCCCACGGCACGAAGTCCGGTGGCGCGCTCTCCGACGACGCCTATGAGACCGTCGTCGTCGAGCGCAGGGGTCGCACCGCCCTGCTCACCCTCAACCGGCCCGCCGCGCTCAACGCACTCAACCTCCAGGTCATGAACGAGGTGGTGGCCGCCACCGAGGCGCTCGACCGGGACCCGGAGTGCGGGTGCATCGTCATCACCGGCTCGCCGAAGGCGTTCGCGGCCGGCGCCGACATCAAGGAGATGCGGCCGCAGGGGTACCTCGACATGTACCTCGCCGACTGGTTCGCCGCCTGGGACCGGCTCGGACAGCTCCGCACCCCGACCGTCGCCGCCGTCTCCGGGTACGCGCTCGGCGGCGGCTGCGAACTCGCCATGCTCTGCGACATCCTGCTCGCCGCCGACACCGCCGTCTTCGGCCAGCCCGAGATCAGGCTCGGCGTGATCCCCGGCATCGGCGGCTCCCAGCGGCTGACCCGGGCCGTCGGCAAGGCCAAGGCCATGGAACTCGTCCTGACCGGCCGCACCATGGACGCCACCGAGGCCGAACGCGCCGGACTCGTCTCCCGGGTGGTGCCGGCCGACGACCTCGTCCCCGAGGCGCTCGCCGTCGCCGAGACCGTCGCCGGCATGTCGCTGCCCGTCGCGATGATGGCGAAGGAGGCGGTCGCCCGCGCCTTCGAGACGACCCTCGCCGAAGGCGTCCGCTTCGAACGGCGCCTGTTCCACGCGGTGTTCGCCACCGCCGACCAGAAGGAGGGCATGAGCGCCTTCACCGAGAAGCGCCCCGCCGCGTTCCGCCACCGCTGA
- a CDS encoding short-chain fatty acyl-CoA regulator family protein has translation MAPRPADRKVYAPAKLRRLRREHGMNQVELARALAISTSYANQLEKGQRPLTAPVLLRIAEVFGVDAEFFSEAEGDRLAADLRAALADEACGVAPPAAEDIAEAARDHPEVARALVALHRRYRDTAEQAAALGSPGAGDALLPAGEPHDEVRDFFYAHHNHFEPLDTEAERLAEAIRPRPGRFADPLAARLAERHGVRVVPGRASDARRFDPVAGLLFLSSWLSDGQRAFQLATQLALLEHGPLLDELAATATELTTEESAALARIGLANYFAGALLMPYTAFHSAAEEVGYDIELLSARFGVGFETVCHRLSTLQRTGRRGVPFSFLRVDRAGNISKRQSATDFHFSRLGGTCPLWTVYEAFSAPGRILTQVAEMPDGKRYFWIARTVTRGGFGHHAPRAEFAVALGCQLRHAPRLVYAQGVALDDPRAATPIGLGCRICERRDCAQRARPPAGGRLAIDPDRRSYVPYPVESRAERGPR, from the coding sequence ATGGCCCCACGTCCTGCCGACCGCAAGGTCTACGCTCCCGCCAAGCTGCGCCGGCTGCGCCGCGAGCACGGGATGAACCAGGTCGAGCTGGCCCGCGCCCTCGCCATCTCCACCAGCTACGCGAACCAGTTGGAGAAGGGCCAGCGCCCACTGACGGCGCCGGTACTGCTGCGGATCGCGGAGGTCTTCGGCGTCGACGCGGAGTTCTTCTCCGAGGCCGAGGGCGACCGGCTGGCGGCGGACCTTCGGGCAGCCCTCGCCGACGAGGCGTGCGGGGTGGCGCCGCCCGCGGCCGAGGACATCGCCGAGGCCGCACGGGACCATCCGGAGGTGGCCCGCGCGCTGGTCGCCCTGCACCGCCGCTACCGCGACACCGCCGAGCAGGCCGCCGCGCTCGGCTCCCCCGGCGCCGGGGACGCCCTGCTGCCCGCGGGTGAACCGCACGACGAGGTGCGGGACTTCTTCTACGCCCACCACAACCACTTCGAGCCGCTGGACACCGAGGCGGAGCGGCTGGCGGAGGCGATCCGGCCGCGGCCGGGCCGCTTCGCCGACCCGCTGGCGGCGCGGCTCGCCGAGCGGCACGGTGTGCGGGTGGTGCCGGGCCGCGCGTCCGACGCCCGCCGCTTCGACCCGGTGGCCGGACTGCTCTTCCTGTCGTCGTGGCTCAGCGACGGCCAGCGCGCCTTCCAGCTCGCCACCCAGCTCGCCCTGCTGGAGCACGGCCCGCTCCTCGACGAACTCGCCGCCACGGCGACGGAGTTGACGACGGAGGAGTCGGCGGCGCTGGCCCGGATCGGCCTGGCGAACTACTTCGCGGGCGCCCTCCTGATGCCGTACACGGCGTTCCACTCGGCCGCCGAGGAGGTGGGCTACGACATCGAGTTGCTGTCGGCGCGGTTCGGCGTCGGCTTCGAGACCGTCTGCCACCGGCTGAGCACCCTCCAGCGCACCGGCCGCCGGGGCGTGCCGTTCTCCTTCCTGCGGGTCGACCGCGCGGGCAACATCTCCAAGCGGCAGTCCGCGACCGACTTCCACTTCTCCCGGCTGGGCGGCACCTGCCCGCTGTGGACGGTGTACGAGGCGTTCTCGGCGCCGGGCCGGATACTGACGCAGGTCGCCGAGATGCCGGACGGGAAGCGGTACTTCTGGATCGCGCGCACGGTCACCCGGGGCGGCTTCGGCCATCACGCGCCGCGCGCCGAGTTCGCCGTCGCGCTGGGCTGCCAACTGCGGCACGCGCCACGGCTGGTGTACGCGCAGGGCGTCGCCCTCGACGATCCCCGCGCGGCGACGCCGATCGGCCTCGGCTGCCGGATCTGCGAACGCCGTGACTGCGCCCAGCGGGCCAGGCCCCCGGCGGGCGGACGCCTGGCGATCGACCCGGACCGCCGGTCGTACGTCCCGTATCCGGTGGAGAGCCGGGCGGAGCGGGGGCCCCGCTGA
- a CDS encoding MmgE/PrpD family protein — protein MIEHHVRVHPSADHLPREDQLAWKLASVATATEELDADSATMAVNRVIDNASVAVASLLRRPVAVARAQATAHRASTPGAAVFGTRARVSPEWAAWANGTAVRELDFHDTYLAADYSHPGDSIPPLLAVAQHTGRTGADLLRATVAAYEIHVALVKAICLHEHRVDHVAHLSAATACGLGALLRLPTETVFQAVQQAVHTTTATRQSRKGEISSWKAFAPAFAGKAAIEAVDRAMRGETSPSPIYEGEDGFLAWMLDGPRSDYTVLLPEPGEPRRAILDTYTKEHSAEYQAQAVIDLARRLREKTGPLDRVRSVVLHTSHHTHHVIGSGANDPQKYDPAASRETLDHSVPYILAVALEDGTWHHERSYAPERARRPRTVALWRRISTVEDPEWTRRYHDPDPDRRAFGGRAVVTLDDGSVVEDELAVADAHPAGARPFDRPAYAGKFRTLTEGIVTAADQDRFLAVAEHLSDLPAGGLDGLFPVVDTDAVAAYDARLPKGLF, from the coding sequence GTGATCGAGCACCACGTCCGCGTCCACCCCAGCGCCGACCACCTCCCGCGCGAGGACCAGCTCGCCTGGAAGCTCGCGTCCGTGGCCACCGCCACCGAGGAACTGGACGCCGACAGCGCCACCATGGCCGTCAACCGGGTCATCGACAACGCGTCGGTCGCCGTCGCCTCGCTGCTGCGCCGCCCGGTCGCGGTGGCCCGCGCCCAGGCCACCGCGCACCGCGCGAGCACCCCGGGCGCCGCCGTCTTCGGCACCCGCGCCCGGGTCTCCCCGGAGTGGGCCGCGTGGGCGAACGGCACCGCCGTCAGGGAACTCGACTTCCACGACACCTACCTCGCCGCCGACTACTCCCACCCGGGCGACTCCATCCCGCCGCTCCTCGCGGTCGCCCAGCACACCGGCCGCACCGGCGCCGACCTGCTGCGCGCCACCGTCGCCGCGTACGAGATCCACGTCGCCCTGGTGAAGGCGATCTGCCTGCACGAACACCGCGTCGACCATGTCGCGCACCTCAGCGCGGCCACCGCCTGCGGCCTCGGCGCGCTGCTGCGGCTGCCGACCGAGACGGTGTTCCAGGCGGTGCAGCAGGCCGTGCACACCACGACCGCCACCCGGCAGTCCCGCAAGGGCGAGATCTCCAGCTGGAAGGCGTTCGCGCCGGCCTTCGCGGGCAAGGCCGCCATCGAGGCCGTCGACCGGGCGATGCGCGGCGAGACCTCGCCCTCGCCGATCTACGAGGGCGAGGACGGGTTCCTGGCCTGGATGCTGGACGGCCCGAGGTCCGACTACACCGTCCTGCTCCCGGAACCCGGCGAGCCCCGCCGGGCGATCCTCGACACCTACACCAAGGAGCACTCCGCCGAGTACCAGGCGCAGGCCGTCATCGACCTGGCGCGGCGGCTGCGGGAGAAGACCGGACCGCTCGACCGGGTGCGCTCGGTCGTGCTGCACACCAGCCACCACACCCACCACGTCATCGGCTCGGGCGCGAACGACCCGCAGAAGTACGACCCGGCGGCCAGCCGCGAGACCCTCGACCACTCGGTGCCGTACATCCTCGCCGTCGCCCTGGAGGACGGCACCTGGCACCACGAGCGGTCCTACGCGCCCGAGCGGGCCCGCCGCCCGCGGACCGTGGCGCTGTGGCGCAGGATCTCGACCGTCGAGGACCCGGAGTGGACCCGCCGCTACCACGACCCCGACCCGGACCGCCGCGCCTTCGGCGGCCGGGCCGTCGTCACCCTGGACGACGGCTCGGTCGTCGAGGACGAACTCGCCGTCGCCGACGCCCACCCGGCCGGCGCCCGCCCCTTCGACCGGCCCGCCTACGCGGGCAAGTTCCGCACCCTGACCGAGGGCATCGTCACCGCGGCCGACCAGGACCGGTTCCTCGCCGTCGCCGAGCACCTCTCCGACCTGCCTGCGGGCGGCCTCGACGGACTCTTCCCGGTTGTGGACACCGACGCCGTCGCCGCGTACGACGCCCGGCTCCCGAAGGGCCTGTTCTGA
- the prpB gene encoding methylisocitrate lyase, translated as MPQHTRTTPAERRRAFREQLASGRLLRMPGAINPLTARLIQDTGFDAVYLSGAVLAADLGLPDIGLTTSTEIAARAQQTTRVTDLPVLVDADTGFGEPMNAARTVQLLEDAGVAGLHLEDQVNPKRCGHLDGKTVTAREEMVRRIRAAVDARRDPDLLLMARTDARSIEGLDAAIDRAKAYVDAGADAIFPEALAGAAEYEAFREAVDVPLLANMTEFGKSPLLDARTLESLGYNIALYPVTLLRIAMGAVEDGLRTLAAEGTQESLLPRMQTRSRLYELLGYQEYTAFDSAVFDFTLPPGT; from the coding sequence ATGCCGCAGCACACCCGCACCACGCCCGCCGAGCGCCGCCGCGCCTTCCGCGAACAGCTCGCCTCCGGACGGCTGTTGAGGATGCCGGGCGCCATCAACCCGCTCACGGCACGGCTGATCCAGGACACCGGGTTCGACGCCGTCTACCTCTCCGGAGCGGTCCTCGCCGCCGACCTCGGGCTCCCCGACATCGGCCTCACCACCTCCACCGAGATCGCCGCCCGCGCCCAGCAGACGACCCGGGTGACCGACCTGCCCGTCCTCGTCGACGCGGACACCGGGTTCGGCGAGCCCATGAACGCGGCCCGAACCGTCCAACTCCTGGAGGACGCGGGGGTGGCGGGACTGCACCTGGAGGACCAGGTCAACCCCAAGCGCTGCGGCCACCTCGACGGCAAGACGGTCACCGCGCGCGAGGAGATGGTCCGCCGGATCAGGGCAGCGGTCGACGCCCGCCGCGACCCGGACCTCCTCCTGATGGCCCGCACCGACGCCCGCTCGATCGAGGGCCTCGACGCGGCGATCGACCGGGCGAAGGCGTACGTCGACGCGGGCGCCGACGCGATCTTCCCCGAGGCGCTCGCCGGCGCCGCCGAGTACGAGGCGTTCCGCGAAGCCGTCGACGTACCGCTGCTCGCCAACATGACGGAGTTCGGCAAGTCCCCGCTGCTGGACGCCCGGACGCTGGAGAGCCTCGGCTACAACATCGCGCTCTACCCGGTCACGCTGCTGCGGATCGCCATGGGCGCCGTCGAGGACGGCCTGCGCACCCTCGCCGCCGAGGGCACCCAGGAGTCCCTGCTGCCCCGCATGCAGACCCGCTCCCGCCTGTACGAACTCCTCGGCTACCAGGAGTACACGGCCTTCGACTCGGCCGTCTTCGACTTCACCCTTCCGCCCGGCACCTGA
- a CDS encoding bifunctional 2-methylcitrate synthase/citrate synthase, with amino-acid sequence MSTTAPAIHRGLAGVVVDTTEISTVVQDTNSLTYRGYPVQELAARRSFEEVSYLLWNGELPDAAQLADFQARERALRPLDRTTTELLARLPETCHPMDVLRTAVSFFGAQDVTEDDGSPAAHRAKSLNLLAKLPTVVAADQRRRRGLAPIPPDPGLSYAENFFHMCFGAVPDQDVVRCFEISLVLYAEHSFNASTFTARVVTSTLSDLYSAVTAAIGALKGPLHGGANEAVMRMLEEIGDPRTVEPWLDEALASRRTVMGFGHRVYKHGDSRVPIMQEALDRLVSRAADPETTRLATLHAALRHAMLTRRSLHPNLDYPAGLAYHLMGFDTPAFTPIFVMSRITGWTAHITEQLTHNALIRPLASYDGRGERAVPVGR; translated from the coding sequence ATGTCCACCACCGCACCCGCGATCCACCGGGGTCTGGCCGGTGTCGTCGTCGACACCACCGAGATCTCCACGGTCGTCCAGGACACCAACTCCCTGACCTACCGCGGCTATCCGGTCCAGGAACTGGCCGCGCGACGCTCCTTCGAGGAAGTCTCCTACCTGCTCTGGAACGGCGAACTCCCCGACGCGGCACAGCTCGCCGACTTCCAGGCCCGCGAGCGCGCGCTGCGCCCCCTGGACCGCACCACCACCGAACTGCTCGCCCGGCTGCCCGAGACCTGCCACCCGATGGACGTGCTGCGCACCGCCGTCAGCTTCTTCGGCGCGCAGGACGTCACCGAGGACGACGGCAGCCCGGCCGCGCACCGAGCCAAGTCCCTGAACCTGCTGGCGAAGCTGCCGACGGTGGTCGCCGCCGACCAGCGCCGCCGCCGCGGACTCGCCCCGATCCCGCCGGACCCCGGCCTCTCCTACGCGGAGAACTTCTTCCACATGTGCTTCGGCGCGGTGCCCGACCAGGACGTGGTGCGCTGCTTCGAGATCTCCCTGGTCCTGTACGCCGAACACAGCTTCAACGCCTCGACGTTCACCGCGCGGGTGGTCACCTCCACCCTCTCCGACCTGTACAGCGCGGTCACCGCGGCGATCGGCGCCCTCAAGGGCCCGCTGCACGGCGGCGCCAACGAGGCGGTGATGCGCATGCTGGAGGAGATCGGCGACCCGCGGACGGTGGAACCCTGGCTTGACGAGGCCCTGGCGTCACGCCGCACGGTCATGGGTTTCGGCCACCGCGTCTACAAGCACGGCGACTCCCGGGTCCCGATCATGCAGGAGGCGCTCGACCGGCTGGTGTCCCGCGCGGCGGACCCGGAGACGACCCGCCTGGCCACCCTGCACGCGGCCCTGCGCCACGCGATGCTCACCCGCAGGTCCCTCCACCCCAACCTGGACTACCCGGCGGGCCTCGCCTACCACCTGATGGGCTTCGACACCCCGGCCTTCACCCCGATCTTCGTGATGAGCCGCATCACGGGCTGGACGGCCCACATCACGGAACAACTGACCCACAACGCCCTGATCAGACCGCTGGCCTCGTACGACGGGCGGGGGGAGCGGGCGGTGCCGGTGGGGAGGTGA